The Corynebacterium comes genome window below encodes:
- a CDS encoding murein biosynthesis integral membrane protein MurJ translates to MNSTDNLSSGQRARFVAPTPPAPVPEQRAPAPARAPDRSRLTAAPVLLPGDSGVASDSDVVRAGGSMAIATLISRITGFLRNLLIGATLGPAVGSAFNTANTLPNLITEIVLGAVLTSLVVPVLVRAEKEDPDRGEAFFRRLFTLSASLLIVVTLLAVIGAPLLTRMLLNADGQVNIVQSTSFAYLLLPQIFFYGIFALFMAVLNTRGIFKPGAWAPVANNVVSIAVLTLYMTLPGSLLDEAPSGITDPHVLLLGLGTTLGVVVQAVIMLPYLKKAGINLRPLWGMDARLRQFGGMAVAIVVYVAISQVGYAVTTQIASLSDKAAPLIYQQAWLLLQVPYGIIGVTLLTAIMPRLSRNAADGDDRAVIDDLNLGTKLTFIALIPIVVFFTAFGPEIGVALFSYRNFDTESGTLLGLTLSFSAFTLLPYALVLLHLRVFYAREEAWTPTFIIAGITATKIVLSLLAPLVATSPSRVVILLGAANGFGFVAGAVIGALLLRRKLGHLGTRSQIRTTMWAGAASLIGVAVALFVDFTIRAFAPDLLNDLGSFGVLVRVGVDGVIFLIATGIALSFSGLPEVQNLGRAFARIPGISRFIRPDASKEIKVEEPDPQEVSAQFSAMDPFNSSPPPAPMSAGVVRGPRLVPGAPVSDGRFRLLVDHGSVPGARFWHAKELATGREVALTFVDTSGNAPMAPASPAAAAGAAAEVSRRTRNIAGRPGVAENIEVLAYRNGCLVVADWVPGSSLGAVAADGHLDPHAVAAAIAPLADAASGPRPLGLDNRARIRISTDGEAVLAFPAVLPGATAERDQASVTSALKLLASASAGLDDFIAETDMKTLATRLRAFAGVADEEPDTLVVEIDDEPQPDERAGFGAKAYSRKSAALIGVVSIGTVVLVAGLTAYLVSVIGGGRQETPVDSESIQGSATETAPRPLGRVQEIAATSAPELNDGDTATVWSTPSIPAGVVLTLSDPAELQHLVIDVPVGDVAVEVYGVPEGVRKQDPSGLPLLADATLHEGRNSLDLDLQVSGGVLMWFTGQAEVAEVQVVGVN, encoded by the coding sequence GTGAACTCCACCGACAACCTCTCATCCGGCCAGCGCGCCCGCTTCGTCGCCCCGACGCCTCCGGCCCCGGTGCCGGAGCAGCGGGCCCCGGCGCCGGCCCGGGCACCTGACCGCTCACGGCTGACGGCCGCACCCGTCCTGCTCCCCGGCGACTCCGGCGTGGCCTCCGACTCGGACGTGGTGCGCGCCGGTGGTTCCATGGCGATTGCGACGCTGATTTCGCGCATCACCGGCTTCCTCCGCAACCTCCTCATCGGTGCGACGCTGGGTCCGGCCGTCGGCTCCGCCTTCAACACCGCGAACACGTTGCCGAACCTGATCACGGAGATCGTGCTCGGCGCGGTCCTCACCTCCCTGGTGGTGCCGGTGCTGGTGCGCGCGGAGAAGGAGGACCCCGACCGGGGTGAGGCCTTCTTCCGCCGGCTGTTCACCCTCTCGGCGTCGCTGCTGATCGTGGTGACGTTGCTCGCGGTGATCGGCGCGCCCCTGCTGACCAGGATGCTGCTCAACGCAGACGGCCAGGTCAACATCGTCCAGTCGACGTCTTTCGCCTATCTGCTGCTGCCGCAGATCTTCTTCTACGGCATATTCGCACTGTTCATGGCGGTGCTGAACACCCGGGGCATATTCAAACCCGGGGCCTGGGCGCCCGTGGCGAACAACGTCGTCTCCATCGCCGTCCTGACCCTGTACATGACCCTCCCGGGCTCCCTGCTCGACGAGGCCCCCTCCGGCATCACCGACCCCCACGTCCTCCTGCTGGGCCTGGGCACCACACTCGGTGTGGTGGTGCAGGCGGTGATCATGCTGCCGTACCTGAAGAAGGCGGGTATCAATCTGCGCCCACTATGGGGCATGGACGCCCGCCTCAGGCAGTTCGGTGGCATGGCCGTGGCCATCGTGGTGTACGTGGCGATCTCACAGGTCGGCTACGCCGTGACCACCCAGATCGCCTCCCTCTCGGACAAGGCGGCACCGCTGATCTATCAGCAGGCGTGGCTGCTGCTGCAGGTGCCCTACGGCATCATCGGGGTCACCCTGCTCACCGCCATCATGCCGCGACTGTCGCGCAACGCAGCCGACGGCGACGACCGTGCGGTGATCGACGACCTCAATCTGGGCACCAAACTCACCTTCATCGCGCTGATCCCGATCGTGGTGTTCTTCACCGCTTTCGGCCCCGAGATCGGCGTGGCGCTGTTCTCCTACCGCAACTTCGACACCGAGTCTGGAACGCTGCTGGGCCTGACGCTGAGCTTCTCCGCCTTCACCCTCCTGCCGTACGCACTGGTGCTGCTGCACCTGCGCGTCTTCTACGCGCGTGAGGAAGCCTGGACCCCGACCTTCATCATCGCCGGCATCACCGCCACGAAAATCGTCCTGTCGCTGCTCGCTCCGCTGGTGGCCACCTCGCCCTCCCGCGTGGTCATCCTGCTGGGCGCCGCCAACGGCTTCGGCTTCGTCGCCGGCGCCGTCATCGGTGCACTGCTGCTGCGCCGCAAGCTCGGCCATCTGGGCACCCGTTCCCAGATACGTACAACCATGTGGGCGGGCGCGGCCTCGCTCATCGGCGTGGCGGTGGCGCTGTTCGTGGACTTCACCATCCGGGCCTTCGCCCCCGACCTCCTCAACGATCTGGGCTCCTTCGGCGTGCTCGTGCGCGTGGGCGTCGACGGCGTCATCTTCCTCATCGCCACCGGCATCGCCCTGAGCTTCTCCGGGCTGCCGGAGGTGCAGAACCTGGGCCGTGCCTTCGCCCGCATCCCGGGCATCTCCCGCTTCATCCGCCCGGACGCCAGCAAGGAGATCAAGGTCGAGGAGCCCGATCCGCAGGAGGTTTCCGCCCAGTTCTCGGCGATGGACCCCTTCAACTCCTCGCCGCCGCCCGCCCCGATGTCGGCCGGCGTCGTCCGCGGGCCACGCCTGGTGCCGGGCGCCCCGGTGTCCGACGGCCGCTTCCGCCTCCTCGTCGACCATGGTTCGGTGCCCGGCGCGCGCTTCTGGCACGCGAAGGAACTTGCCACCGGCCGGGAGGTGGCACTGACATTCGTGGACACCTCCGGCAACGCGCCGATGGCGCCGGCCTCCCCGGCCGCCGCCGCGGGAGCCGCCGCCGAGGTCTCCCGTCGTACACGCAACATCGCGGGTCGGCCGGGGGTCGCCGAGAACATCGAGGTGCTGGCCTACCGCAACGGCTGCCTCGTGGTCGCTGACTGGGTCCCGGGTTCATCGCTGGGCGCGGTGGCCGCCGACGGCCACCTCGACCCGCACGCGGTCGCCGCCGCCATCGCACCGCTCGCCGACGCCGCCTCCGGCCCCCGTCCCCTCGGGCTGGACAACCGTGCGCGAATCCGCATCTCCACCGACGGCGAGGCGGTCCTCGCCTTCCCGGCCGTGCTCCCCGGCGCCACCGCCGAACGTGACCAGGCCTCCGTCACCTCCGCCCTGAAGCTCCTGGCGTCCGCCAGCGCGGGTCTGGACGACTTCATCGCGGAGACCGACATGAAGACCCTGGCGACCCGGCTGCGGGCCTTCGCCGGCGTGGCCGACGAGGAACCGGACACCCTGGTGGTCGAGATCGACGATGAACCGCAGCCCGACGAGCGGGCCGGCTTCGGCGCCAAGGCCTACTCCCGGAAGTCCGCCGCACTCATCGGCGTGGTCTCCATCGGTACCGTGGTGCTCGTCGCAGGACTGACCGCCTACCTGGTCAGCGTCATCGGCGGCGGCAGGCAGGAGACCCCGGTCGACTCCGAGTCCATCCAGGGCTCCGCCACCGAGACCGCCCCGCGCCCGCTGGGTCGCGTCCAGGAGATCGCCGCCACCTCCGCACCGGAACTCAACGACGGCGACACTGCAACGGTCTGGTCGACGCCGTCGATTCCCGCCGGCGTGGTTCTCACCCTCTCCGACCCGGCCGAGCTGCAGCACCTGGTCATCGACGTCCCGGTCGGCGACGTCGCGGTGGAGGTCTACGGGGTGCCGGAGGGTGTCCGGAAGCAGGACCCCTCAGGGTTGCCCCTGCTCGCCGACGCCACCCTCCACGAGGGCCGCAACAGCCTCGACCTCGACCTCCAGGTGAGCGGAGGAGTGCTGATGTGGTTCACCGGGCAGGCCGAGGTCGCCGAGGTTCAGGTGGTCGGCGTGAACTGA
- a CDS encoding MFS transporter: protein MMNTTTTNDTTLREKIDQRPMRARQWVIIGVAVLLMMTEGYDVQAMAFTSSAVLEDLGLNGSQLGMLLSAGLIGMAIGTAGVGPFADRYGRRPVLLASIAVNALGLFLTATADSTSEILIWRLVTGLGIGGIMTSGIVLVSEYANAKYRPLALSVYSAGFPIGATFGGLAAVPVIQNFGWQGVFYLGGSITLAVLVGVAVFIPESLDHLATRYRNGSEKAHGQATEIAHRLKIEGPIVLGSAESKTRSRSGYGALFSRENVRGTLLLWGMYFLVMSSFYFASSWTPRLLVEIGLTAEQGIWGGLVIMAGGLVGNILYGFCAARWDPRRVMVVFASLSATMMVAFATTTSTLFLALGIGLLLGVFINGCMAALYTIAPMSYTSDLRSTGVGMAMGIGRCGSILAPILVGGLLDIGWAPIAMYIMFAVVLLIVAGIAPALPRRQGVKENLSSSEGPGVSTPEKSFSYAAD, encoded by the coding sequence ATGATGAACACCACAACGACAAACGACACGACACTGCGGGAGAAGATCGACCAGCGACCCATGAGGGCCCGCCAGTGGGTCATCATCGGTGTCGCAGTTCTGCTGATGATGACCGAAGGTTATGACGTCCAGGCGATGGCTTTCACCTCGAGTGCCGTCTTGGAGGACCTCGGACTCAACGGCTCCCAGCTCGGCATGCTGCTCAGCGCCGGTCTGATCGGCATGGCCATCGGCACCGCCGGAGTCGGCCCCTTTGCCGACCGCTACGGCCGTCGCCCCGTTCTGCTCGCGTCGATTGCGGTGAACGCACTCGGCCTGTTCCTGACCGCCACGGCTGATTCGACCAGCGAGATCCTCATCTGGCGACTGGTCACCGGCCTGGGTATCGGCGGCATCATGACCTCCGGAATTGTGCTCGTCTCCGAATACGCGAACGCGAAGTACCGTCCCCTGGCACTGAGCGTCTACTCCGCAGGCTTCCCCATCGGCGCCACCTTCGGCGGACTTGCCGCGGTCCCGGTCATCCAGAACTTCGGCTGGCAGGGTGTGTTCTACCTGGGTGGCTCCATCACCCTGGCAGTGCTCGTCGGAGTGGCGGTATTCATCCCAGAATCGCTGGATCATCTGGCGACGCGCTACCGCAACGGCAGCGAGAAAGCCCATGGCCAGGCCACCGAGATCGCACATCGTCTGAAGATCGAGGGCCCGATCGTGCTGGGCTCCGCAGAGAGCAAGACCAGGTCCCGCAGTGGTTACGGCGCCCTGTTCTCCCGAGAGAACGTCCGAGGCACACTGCTGCTCTGGGGCATGTACTTCCTGGTCATGTCCTCCTTCTACTTCGCCAGTTCCTGGACTCCGCGACTCCTCGTCGAAATCGGCCTGACCGCCGAGCAGGGTATCTGGGGTGGATTGGTGATCATGGCCGGCGGTCTCGTCGGAAACATCCTCTACGGCTTCTGCGCCGCCCGCTGGGATCCCCGTCGGGTGATGGTCGTTTTCGCCAGCCTCAGCGCGACCATGATGGTCGCTTTTGCCACCACCACCTCAACGCTCTTCCTGGCGCTGGGAATCGGTCTGCTGCTCGGTGTGTTCATCAACGGCTGCATGGCCGCGCTGTACACGATCGCCCCGATGTCCTACACATCTGACCTGCGTTCCACCGGAGTCGGTATGGCCATGGGCATCGGTCGATGCGGCAGCATCCTCGCACCCATCCTGGTCGGCGGGCTGCTCGACATCGGTTGGGCGCCGATCGCCATGTACATCATGTTCGCGGTGGTCCTGCTCATTGTCGCCGGAATTGCCCCCGCACTGCCCCGCCGCCAGGGAGTCAAGGAAAACCTCTCCTCGTCGGAAGGGCCGGGTGTGAGCACCCCGGAGAAGAGCTTTTCCTACGCCGCTGACTGA
- a CDS encoding FAD-dependent monooxygenase, which translates to MQFHHHGYVSTDPRLLPASEIGENWSEELPDEMDVLIVGAGPTGMIAAAQLARYGTVHTRLIERRAERLEFGHADGVQARSMEAFQAFGFANQLSDEAYHITEMSVWKPDPKKPENIIRTALTPDDPMEISEFPHVTISQSRILDFFAESMAFSPTRMQPNYGVEFLALENTGEGDHPVVVKIRHTTGPRAGEERTIRTRYVLGTDGARSSVRTAIGRKLEGRQANHAWGVMDVLVRTDFPDIRLRSVIQSDSGGSILVIPREGGHLVRLYVDMGEVLPEQSREIRKTPLEEIITKANDILHPYTLEVANVVWNSIYEVGHRITDSFDDAPADGAGNPRVFIAGDACHTHSAKAAQGMNVSMADGFNLGWKLGHVLTGRSPESLLQTYSQERRIVAENLIAFDREWSSLLAKRPEDFEDAGEVEQFVLKNAEFPAGFMTCYAPSMITGEDTHQQLAAGFPVGKRFKSARVARVCDGNPLHIGHQAKADGKWRLYIFADAPTVGEPSEFNNLATWFSESPESPTQLYTPAGEDLDAYFELNVIFQQPHTGINIPDVPTAFRPEVGPYKVRDLERAYGVLPDEDIFDMRHIDRQGAIVVVRPDQYVAHVLPLHATHELTEFFARHMNQAQAPREAPLNRESLRV; encoded by the coding sequence ATGCAGTTCCATCACCACGGATATGTATCCACCGACCCGCGCCTCCTGCCCGCCTCGGAGATCGGAGAGAACTGGTCGGAAGAGCTACCCGATGAAATGGATGTCCTCATCGTCGGCGCCGGCCCCACCGGCATGATCGCTGCGGCCCAGCTGGCCCGGTACGGCACCGTCCACACCCGACTCATTGAACGCCGCGCAGAACGCCTGGAATTCGGTCACGCCGACGGTGTCCAGGCCCGCAGTATGGAGGCCTTCCAGGCCTTCGGTTTCGCCAACCAGCTGAGCGATGAGGCATACCACATCACCGAGATGTCAGTCTGGAAACCAGATCCGAAAAAGCCCGAGAACATCATCCGCACCGCGCTCACCCCGGACGACCCCATGGAGATCAGCGAGTTCCCCCACGTGACCATCAGCCAGTCACGCATCCTAGACTTCTTCGCTGAGTCAATGGCCTTCTCACCGACCCGGATGCAGCCCAATTACGGCGTGGAGTTCCTCGCCCTGGAGAACACCGGAGAAGGTGATCACCCGGTGGTGGTGAAGATCCGCCACACCACCGGCCCGCGGGCAGGGGAGGAGCGGACCATCCGCACCAGGTACGTCCTCGGCACCGACGGCGCACGCAGCAGCGTCCGCACCGCCATCGGCCGCAAGCTCGAGGGAAGGCAGGCCAACCACGCCTGGGGCGTGATGGATGTACTCGTGCGCACGGATTTCCCGGACATCAGACTCCGCTCGGTGATCCAGTCAGACAGCGGTGGCAGCATCCTGGTCATCCCACGTGAAGGCGGTCACCTGGTCCGCCTCTACGTGGACATGGGTGAGGTTCTGCCCGAGCAGTCACGTGAGATCCGGAAAACGCCTCTCGAGGAGATCATCACCAAGGCGAACGACATCCTCCACCCGTACACCCTCGAGGTGGCCAACGTGGTCTGGAACAGCATCTACGAGGTGGGCCACCGCATCACCGACAGCTTCGATGATGCCCCGGCGGACGGCGCGGGCAACCCTCGCGTCTTCATCGCCGGAGATGCCTGCCACACCCACAGCGCCAAGGCAGCCCAGGGCATGAACGTGTCAATGGCCGACGGCTTCAACCTTGGCTGGAAACTGGGCCACGTACTCACCGGCCGAAGCCCGGAATCCCTGCTGCAGACCTATTCCCAGGAACGCAGGATTGTGGCGGAGAACCTCATCGCCTTTGACCGCGAGTGGTCCTCACTGCTGGCCAAACGCCCGGAGGATTTCGAGGACGCCGGCGAGGTGGAGCAGTTCGTGCTCAAGAACGCGGAGTTCCCGGCCGGATTCATGACCTGCTACGCGCCTTCCATGATCACCGGTGAAGACACCCACCAGCAGTTGGCCGCAGGCTTCCCGGTGGGCAAGCGCTTCAAGTCCGCCAGGGTGGCCCGGGTGTGCGACGGCAATCCGCTGCACATCGGACATCAGGCCAAGGCGGACGGCAAGTGGCGGCTGTACATTTTCGCAGACGCCCCAACTGTCGGTGAGCCCTCCGAGTTCAACAACCTGGCCACCTGGTTCAGTGAGTCTCCGGAGTCCCCGACACAGCTCTACACCCCGGCAGGTGAGGATCTCGATGCATACTTCGAGCTGAACGTGATCTTCCAGCAGCCGCACACCGGGATCAACATTCCCGACGTCCCCACCGCGTTCCGCCCCGAGGTCGGTCCCTACAAGGTTCGTGACCTGGAGCGGGCCTACGGCGTGCTGCCGGATGAGGACATCTTCGACATGCGCCACATTGACCGTCAGGGCGCCATCGTGGTGGTCCGCCCCGACCAGTACGTCGCCCATGTTCTTCCACTGCACGCGACCCATGAGCTGACCGAGTTCTTCGCCCGGCACATGAACCAGGCGCAGGCCCCCCGAGAGGCCCCCCTGAACCGCGAGTCGCTGCGCGTGTAG
- a CDS encoding GmrSD restriction endonuclease domain-containing protein, translating into MMFRRLITVSGAVLTVALAAVGCTSPDEGTSGSGAAETAVSSAVDATALSSADTTTLETGDGAAGSAFAALESLAVKGRAPKTGYDREQFGPAWADTDHDGCDTRNDMLARDLAFETFRPGTHDCVVLTGVLDDPYTATEIHFLRGQETSTAVQIDHVVALSDAWQKGAQQLDEATRTEFANDPLNLLAVDGPANMQKGDGDAATWLPANRPFRCDYVARQIAVKARYDLWITAAEKDAMGKVLATCPGQVLPDDQTAATVYEVDTTATQSPEPAPAVVTDPVVEPAAVAPAPVAETGGLDPRFSSCAKAKAAGYGPYVAGVNSEYHWYGDGDNDGINCE; encoded by the coding sequence ATGATGTTTCGGCGTTTGATCACAGTTTCCGGAGCAGTGCTGACCGTGGCCCTGGCCGCAGTGGGGTGCACATCGCCTGATGAGGGAACGTCCGGTTCAGGCGCGGCGGAGACCGCCGTCTCATCGGCAGTGGATGCCACCGCCCTGTCCTCTGCCGACACCACCACCTTGGAAACCGGTGACGGGGCGGCAGGGAGCGCGTTCGCCGCGCTGGAGTCCCTGGCGGTCAAGGGCCGCGCCCCGAAGACCGGATACGACCGGGAGCAGTTCGGGCCCGCGTGGGCGGACACCGACCACGACGGCTGTGACACCCGCAACGACATGCTCGCACGCGACCTCGCCTTCGAGACCTTCCGGCCCGGAACCCACGACTGCGTGGTGCTCACCGGTGTGCTCGATGACCCCTACACCGCCACCGAGATCCACTTCCTCCGGGGCCAGGAGACCTCCACAGCCGTCCAGATCGACCACGTCGTCGCCCTGTCGGATGCCTGGCAGAAAGGCGCCCAGCAACTCGATGAGGCCACCCGCACCGAGTTCGCCAACGATCCGTTGAACCTGCTGGCCGTCGACGGGCCGGCCAACATGCAGAAGGGCGACGGTGACGCCGCGACGTGGCTACCGGCCAACCGGCCCTTCCGCTGTGACTACGTTGCCCGGCAGATCGCGGTGAAGGCACGTTATGACCTGTGGATCACCGCTGCGGAGAAGGACGCCATGGGCAAGGTGCTGGCCACCTGCCCCGGCCAGGTGCTTCCCGACGATCAGACGGCGGCCACCGTCTACGAGGTGGACACCACGGCCACTCAGTCACCGGAACCTGCTCCGGCAGTGGTGACGGACCCGGTGGTCGAACCTGCGGCCGTTGCCCCGGCACCGGTGGCGGAGACGGGTGGCCTGGATCCCCGGTTCAGCAGCTGCGCGAAAGCCAAGGCCGCCGGTTACGGACCTTATGTCGCTGGAGTCAACTCCGAGTACCACTGGTACGGCGACGGGGACAACGACGGTATCAACTGCGAATAA
- a CDS encoding MmgE/PrpD family protein, which yields MTTTPALEVRTLAPEQQLGQFVTDFQGEEIPPEVRQVVRSVIRTIFGTMVAGADQDGIAELRSYLLRQGGVPEARSIIFGDHLPAVNAALFNGTMARALDYCDLMVPGLHLGSSVIPAALAAAELKGPCTGAEFETAVLVGLEVGASLNLTEEQFDGFDPTGVVGVFAATASAARLLELSEEETINALGLAFNRSAGSFQSNTDASLAVRLIQGFAASNAIQCVQLAQLGFTGPENFLAGRFGYAHLWGRDQVEAEDLVAGLGTEWKIINDFFKKYPCCGLAQGPTDLAFRSIRALDITADDIEAIDLYLPEFAFNLIGQRFEPGSNPRVNAQFSAQYCIVNAIVRGESRLADFEPTAVAELVDHPLHERVRVHHDPMISGHSATRFLLRTFAGEIWAEFLPIGPGYPGNPLTEAEHAGGFQDCLDYAPYPLEPSQQETLEAAILDIRSVADINEVINALMSQHTPE from the coding sequence ATGACCACGACACCCGCTCTGGAAGTGCGGACCCTGGCACCCGAACAGCAACTGGGGCAGTTCGTCACCGACTTCCAGGGTGAGGAGATACCGCCGGAGGTGCGGCAGGTGGTTCGCAGCGTGATCAGGACGATCTTCGGGACAATGGTCGCCGGTGCAGACCAGGACGGCATCGCGGAGCTGCGCAGTTATCTTCTGCGACAGGGTGGGGTCCCGGAAGCCAGGAGCATCATTTTCGGCGACCACCTGCCGGCCGTCAACGCCGCCCTCTTCAACGGGACCATGGCCCGGGCGCTTGATTACTGCGATCTCATGGTTCCCGGACTACACCTCGGTTCCTCGGTGATTCCGGCTGCGCTGGCTGCGGCGGAACTCAAGGGTCCGTGCACCGGGGCGGAGTTCGAGACTGCGGTGCTGGTTGGTCTTGAGGTCGGTGCCAGCCTGAATCTGACGGAGGAGCAGTTCGATGGATTCGACCCGACCGGTGTGGTCGGCGTCTTTGCGGCCACGGCCTCCGCAGCCCGACTGCTGGAGCTCAGCGAAGAGGAGACGATCAATGCCCTCGGTCTGGCCTTCAACCGTTCCGCAGGCAGTTTCCAGTCCAATACGGACGCCAGTCTCGCTGTGCGGCTGATCCAGGGTTTCGCGGCCTCCAACGCGATTCAGTGTGTTCAGCTGGCACAGCTCGGTTTCACGGGCCCGGAGAACTTCCTCGCTGGACGCTTCGGTTATGCGCATCTCTGGGGCCGCGATCAGGTCGAGGCCGAGGATCTGGTCGCCGGGCTGGGTACGGAATGGAAGATCATCAACGACTTCTTCAAGAAGTACCCGTGCTGCGGTCTCGCCCAGGGCCCCACGGATCTCGCCTTCCGGAGCATCCGGGCTCTTGACATCACAGCAGATGATATCGAGGCCATTGACCTCTACCTTCCGGAGTTCGCCTTCAACCTGATCGGACAGCGATTCGAGCCCGGCTCAAACCCGCGGGTCAATGCGCAGTTCAGTGCGCAGTACTGCATCGTCAACGCCATTGTCCGGGGGGAATCCAGACTGGCAGACTTCGAGCCGACCGCAGTGGCGGAGCTCGTGGACCATCCGCTGCATGAGCGGGTCAGGGTGCATCATGACCCGATGATCAGCGGGCATTCCGCCACTCGTTTCCTGCTGCGTACTTTCGCGGGCGAGATCTGGGCGGAGTTTCTGCCGATCGGTCCCGGCTACCCCGGCAATCCGCTCACTGAAGCTGAGCACGCCGGTGGTTTCCAGGACTGCCTCGACTACGCGCCCTACCCGCTGGAGCCGTCCCAACAGGAGACCCTGGAGGCCGCTATCCTGGATATTCGCTCCGTGGCAGACATCAATGAGGTGATCAACGCCCTCATGAGTCAGCACACACCTGAGTAG